CAAATTATTTAAAATGCATAGggaatttattatattatattatttttatcttaCATCTATCAAATTGAAAAGGGgataaaaacaaagaaagaagctTAAGATTAAGCTTAATTCCACTAGCTTATGATTATGACTTATCAAATATCTATTGTCTATACATGCAACAAACTGTGCTGGCAACATTTCCCATATTTACACCTTTGATTGGCCAAGTAGAcaaaatggggttttgttttagaTACATTGTATAACATGTATGGCCCAGAAACTGAATAATTTGCAACACCAAAACAAGGAAATATTCAAAGTTTGAATCTATGATCCAACTTGAAAATGCAAAAAAATGGGAAAGGATTTGAAAGAATGGGATTTTTATGATGCCTGTTAATCATATCAGTATCGTAAAACCCCATCATATTCCGTTTGCTCTGGCTTTTTATGGTTAATGGGCCAATTGGAACATTTTGGAGGGGGAAAAAAGGGGGGAAAAGATATGCATACATTATATTTTGTTAATacatgttttctttttctttcttctccttGTTTTTCCATGGAGAAAAGTAATTGTAGTATATGAAACTTTGTGGTTTAGTGAAAGAGAGCTTAAGCTGTGATTCCTACAGTTTTATAATCTGCAAAAGTTTCTAAGAACTGTAAATAATAAGAAGGATTAGAGAAGAAAGACTGTTTAATTTTGGTAAGCAAACCTTTCTTACAAATCAGGAAAATTAAGCAAATATAGTAAGAATGTATGTCCTCCTCCATCTCTTTTTTGTTATTCACATTTTTATATCCAAAAATTATTCTCTAAAtcaaatgcatatatatattctgtatgaaattgttttgtgtTTTACGAAGAACTTAGATGTCTCTTACATTTGTTCTCTTCATGGCTTGTTTATTGTTGTGCATCCAAACTTTGAGAACCTGTCTCTTTACTCCCACTTGATCGCAAAACTGTTGCACTTGTTCATCATCTTGTTTCTGGATTTTCCACCCCAATTTGTCAGCAAATTCCATCATCTTCTTTTTTTGTTCTTGGCTGAACTTGGTTCTGAATCTCTTCTTTGATGAATGAGGGTGTGAAGGTTGTTGCCCTCCTTCACTGAAATGGAACACATGGAGATCTTCGCTCGAGGACTCGGCCGGGCCGCCGCCACCAAAGCTCATCATCAGTGGTGCAACCGACATAGCAGGAGGACTGGCAGACAATCCAAGGGAGAATCTTTGATGGTGAAGAGGTGTTGCTCGTCGAGGAGGACGTACAGCGTTTCTCCttgtgttgttgttgttgttggtaTAATAATAGCTGCTCGGTGCATACTGTGATTCCCCGTTTATTTCTTTCCTGTGAAAACTCCTATGGCATTCACAGGCCGCACATTTCAACGCTTCCGGCGTGCCTTCTTCGCCGCTCGGCATGAATTCCCCGCAACCATCGACCACATGACCGCCCATACTGGCGGCGTGGTTCTTCAAACATTCTTTATACCTAATCAAAGGAGTGAAGCTGATGGTTGCCGACGTTGGACCAGCGACTGGTTGGGGCTCCGGTGTTGGCGGTGATCTGCTGTCTGCCGCAGCTGCTATCTCACCGGTGGTAGCTGTGGAAGCTGAAACTGGATCTGGGTCCGGATCTCTTCTGGGGTTAGGTACTGAAAGTGGA
This is a stretch of genomic DNA from Gossypium arboreum isolate Shixiya-1 chromosome 11, ASM2569848v2, whole genome shotgun sequence. It encodes these proteins:
- the LOC108471968 gene encoding zinc-finger homeodomain protein 6-like, producing MELRGQDNKEMGMPSSFSYKNQLNKDSYSSAPVNSATGERRRDRTVRGDPNLPQTLDDPLSVPNPRRDPDPDPVSASTATTGEIAAAADSRSPPTPEPQPVAGPTSATISFTPLIRYKECLKNHAASMGGHVVDGCGEFMPSGEEGTPEALKCAACECHRSFHRKEINGESQYAPSSYYYTNNNNNTRRNAVRPPRRATPLHHQRFSLGLSASPPAMSVAPLMMSFGGGGPAESSSEDLHVFHFSEGGQQPSHPHSSKKRFRTKFSQEQKKKMMEFADKLGWKIQKQDDEQVQQFCDQVGVKRQVLKVWMHNNKQAMKRTNVRDI